A window of Babesia microti strain RI chromosome III, complete genome contains these coding sequences:
- a CDS encoding Tubulin-specific chaperone C (overlaps_old_locusTagID:BBM_III02235) codes for MDEPLTIELNELSSLICNFSKGLCAESQVTGLLERIRQRVHLVYGFKAPNNISTQIIALEKELASILSKKRLPKFQLRTKIPISTSNKPRPTTLNDGFKPKKCVISTNEITITSQINEQFLIPTGQATSALVTLEHLYNCDVEILDIVVTVYIKKLDNCNILVGPCTGSIMIHESRNCTFKLTCKQLRIHDSNNIKCLVNTSIAPIIENCTGIGYNTNNFIYEGYLKQLKSVGLNELVDAGKQVITDFCWQKNTPSPNWYYL; via the exons ATGGATGAACCGTTGACTATTGAGTTAAATGAGCTTAGTAGTTTGATTTGCAATTTCTCAAAAGGATTGTGTGCAGAATCTCAAGTAACTGGGCTTCTAGAACGTATAAGACAGAGAGTGCATTTGGTGTATGGCTTTAAAGCTCCAAATAACATATCTACACAAATTATCGCATTGGAAAAGGAGTTAGCATCCATTTTATCCAAGAAAAGGTTGCCAAAATTCCAGTTGAGAACAAAAATACCAATATCCACTAGTAATAAGCCACGTCCCACTACATTGAATGATGGTTTTAAGCCAAAAAAATGTGTGATATCTACAAATGAAATCACTATCACATCTCAAATCAACGAGCA ATTCTTAATACCTACGGGACAAGCTACATCAGCGCTTGTAACTCTAGAACATTTGTATAACTGCGATGTTGAGATATTAGACATAGTCGTCACAGTATATATTAAGAAATTAGACAATTGCAATATACT tgtAGGACCCTGTACTGGATCAATTATGATACATGAATCACGCAACTGTACATTCAAATTGACGTGTAAACAA TTACGGATACACGATTCgaacaatattaaatgcTTAGTCAATACTAGCATCGCACCAATCATCGAGAATTGCACTGGAATTGGTTATAACactaacaatttcatatatgAAGGCTACCTAAAGCAGTTAAAG AGTGTAGGGTTGAATGAATTGGTTGATGCTGGCAAACAAGTGATTACTGATTTTTGCTGGCAGAAAAATACGCCCTCTCCAAACTGGTATTACTTgtag
- a CDS encoding Phospholipase C (overlaps_old_locusTagID:BBM_III02240) — MADNIEYSSLKSSSESLLGSHNNEVTLKIMQYNVQMLKCHMFNVNWWKRGTHVIDHVITLQKELEVDVIVFNEIFFKRFYHDLKASLATYFPYSTPVVSGNLHTNVDMAWKPARGITGRFHFATGGIVIFSKYPIMETYQLIFNYANGIEKFSSKGAVLAKIIKNGQCFNVVGTHFQSGSSEKDHMCRMKQGAELAQWIRSGFVAFNDSSNVSYDMPKGKIVQTDSTSTYAHKMAPIEHMDTTDMYNSNAPSVSIDNISCSSVKARHKVVRIQKLPRGVLSVTDPLIYAGDFNIRFEQDQKWLLALLDADCLNSSLALNTKSHMVPNYDSSSNDYCRFVNNDTDMQYKDTLDYFFLSNDCAGNIKVPQQTITKEFCGDINLTKFILVIPVKHIVVHHPSDHFPIVAVFSSKKY; from the exons ATGGctgataatattgaatattcCTCATTAAAATCCTCAAGTGAATCTCTACTAGGATCACACAATAATGAAGTTacactaaaaattatgcaatACAATGTACAAATGTTGAAATGTCACATGTTTAATGTCAACTGGTGGAAGAGGGGTACTCATGTAATTGATCATGTGATAACTCTACAAAAGGAATTGGAAGTGGatgtaattgtatttaatgaaatattcTTTAAGCGATTTTACCATGACTTGAAAGCATCATTAGCCACTTATTTTCCTTACAGTACACCTGTGGTGAGCGGTAATTTACATACTAATGTTGACATGGCGTGGAAGCCTGCAAGGGGCATTACTGGCAGATTCCACTTTGCGACTGGTGGAATTGTCATTTTTAGCAAATACCCGATTATGGAAACTTACCagttaatatttaattatgcAAACGgcattgaaaaattttcgTCCAAGGGTGCTGTACTagctaaaattattaaaaatggcCAGTGCTTCAACGTTGTAGGCACGCACTTCCAGTCTGGTTCGAGTGAGAAGGATCATATGTGTAGGATGAAGCAAGGGGCTGAGTTGGCCCAATGGATTAGGAGCGGATTTGTTGCTTTCAATGATTCCAGTAATGTGTCGTATGACATGCCTAAAGGCAAAATTGTTCAAACAGATAGCACTAGTACTTACGCACATAAGATGGCACCCATTGAACATATGGACACTACCGATATGTACAATAGCAACGCCCCGTCAGTGTCCATCGATAATATATCATGTTCTTCCGTCAAAGCTCGACATAAAGTTGTACGCATTCAGAAATTGCCTCGGGGAGTTTTAAGTGTCACAGATCCTTTAATCTATGCCGGGGATTTCAATATCCGTTTTGAACAGGATCAAAAGTGGCTACTAGCGTTATTGGATGCAGATTGCCTGAATTCTAGCCTAGCGTTAAATACAAAGTCTCATATGGTGCCCAATTATGATTCTAGTTCTAATGATTATTGCCGATTCG TAAACAATGACACCGATATGCAGTATAAAGACACGTTAGATTACTTCTTCTTAAGCAATGATTGTGCTGGCAACATCAAGGTCCCCCAACAGACGATAACCAAAGAGTTTTGCGGAGATATAAACTTGACAAAATTCATCCTAGTGATACCAGTCAAGCATATAGTTGTTCACCATCCATCTGATCACTTTCCTATTGTGGCTGTTTTCTCGTCCAAAAAGTATTAG
- a CDS encoding 35-cyclic nucleotide phosphodiesterase (overlaps_old_locusTagID:BBM_III02245) — protein MNGTNEYQKNDSIHCYSASGGFFDRLVNRGRVYYRKAQCFKNTPDITALRDDISHIIRTSLSDGTCSGSITSINYLTKIPLKFTHQSLERLYVLNINELMQSRVLILGLSMLVLTLFIWPLSIITFKNTDAWADDYFVIIFLHISMSVTVFLYMLLTITTMSNLYHLCELFSLVTFGCIITIWGIWHLIAGIFLRDEFDNSLIKGVSASNEAMYAFNFIYGILPIVALDTILPTRIIYTWWIHLSFIILYSSSVISYCIVNLSYVPIAYTVIRVLSYFSIALMLLIGSYATELQSRLNFFNWLITCDKIAQLESQVKCFKKKSIATPAELIVERIKNCVKLSHTLENANKGKDLDLETSLQSVTDSLKECLDLISTSNLYSVPIMDMPNDAQNVINAYVTNKPNKNEMEKFKKSQTMIIKHQNLVQRYHNIVIKRNYTLDDLQDKNQGNIKNVSEEDIICGTSKLRKSLDQLKPVKLPIVDGIDKSIMYNWNFNILAHFKNHVDPFCSISYVMLNEFFTQTKIESIIAANFLRLVENIYNNTSYHNKMHGLMVAQKMVCLANFVNIFDKMNVLDRAAFVISGLCHDIAHPGRNNAFFINNMDRVSILYNDLSVLENFHASCTFKILEMPETNIFQNLSKKDFIYCRSKIVSLILATDMADHFEIISKFRLLRANPEKELGPEILLATQKLIIKAADISSSAVPWEESLEWVQRLLTEFYAQGDDEAALGLPISPLCDRNRHDEVAKSQVSFLKFVMAPLYEQLEEIEGENGNVKHVCMRNLIDNTAIWEQGFVVPFLDDQQYKFNPASVDLELLL, from the exons ATCCTTGTCTGATGGCACCTGTTCTGGTAGCATAACTTCTATTAACTACCTAACCAAAATCCCACTCAAATTTACACACCAATCACTGGAGCGGTTATATGTTCTCAACATCAACGAACTTATGCAATCACGAGTTTTAATATTAGGTCTATCTATGTTGGTATTAACTCTGTTCATTTGGCCCTTATCTATAATTACCTTCAAGAATACAG ATGCATGGGCCGACGATTACTTCGTGATAATATTCTTGCACATATCCATGTCTGTAACAGTATTCCTGTACATGTTACTAACCATCACTACTATGAGCAACTTATACCACTTATGCGAACTTTTTTCACTGGTTACTTTTGGTTGT attataacaatttgggGAATTTGGCATCTTATTGCGGGCATTTTTCTAAgggatgaatttgataattcgCTCATTAAGGGAGTATCCGCTTCAAATGAGGCTATGTACGCCTTCAACTTTATCTACGGCATTTTGCCTATAGTGGCTTTGGATACTATTTTGCCAACTAG AATAATCTACACTTGGTGGATACATTTATCCTTTATAATTCTCTATTCGTCATCTGTAATCTCCTACTGCATTGTCAACTTATCATACGTGCCCATTGCATATAC GGTTATACGGGTGCtatcatatttttcaattgcttTAATGTTGCTAATCGGTTCATATGCAACAGAGCTTCAATCAAGACTTAACTTCTTCAATTGGCTC ATTACATGTGACAAGATCGCGCAATTGGAATCTCAAGTAAAATGCTTCAAGAAAAAGTCAATAGCGACACCTGCAGAGTTGATTGTGGAAcgcattaaaaat TGTGTCAAGCTATCACACACATTAGAAAATGCAAATAAAGGGAAAGATCTGGATCTGGAAACATCGCTACAATCTGTCACTGATAGCTTAAAAGAGTGCCTAGACCTAATTTCTACTAGCAATCTATATAGCGTACCAATTATGGATATGCCCAATGATGCACAGAATGTAATTAATGCTTACGTGACAAATAAACCTAATAAGAACGAAATGGAAAAGTTTAAGAAGTCTCAGACTATGATTATCAAGCACCAAAACCTGGTGCAACGTTATCACAATATTGTCATTAAACGCAATTACACCCTAGATGATTTGCAAGACAAGAATCAAGGCAATATTAAAAACGTTTCTGAGGAGGatataatttgtggaaCCAGCAAGCTCAGAAAGTCATTGGATCAGCTCAAACCGGTTAAACTTCCAATTGTTGATGGAATAGATAAAAgtataatgtataattggaattttaacattttggCTCACTTCAAAAATCACGTTGATCCCTTTTGTTCAATTTCCTATGTTATGCTGAACGAATTCTTTACTCAAACCAAGATAGAGTCTATTATCgctgcaaattttttgagaTTGGTAGAGAATATCTACAACAACACTTCATACCATAACAAAATGCACGGGCTTATGGTGGCCCAGAAAATGGTTTGCttggcaaattttgttaatattttcGATAAAATGAATGTACTAGATCGTGCTGCATTCGTAATTTCGGGGTTGTGCCATGACATTGCTCACCCCGGCCGAAATAATGcattttttataaacaaCATGGACAGGGTGtcaatattgtataatgatttatcgGTACTGGAAAACTTTCATGCTTCTTGTACGTTTAAGATATTGGAGATGCCTGAGACTAACATATTTCAGAATCTTTCCAAAAAG GATTTCATTTACTGTCGATCCAAGATTGTCAGCCTGATATTGGCCACAGATATGGCTGATCactttgaaataatatcCAAGTTTAGG TTATTGCGGGCAAATCCGGAGAAAGAATTGGGTCCTGAAATTCTATTGGCTACTCAAAAACTGATAATAAAAGCGGCAGACATATCTTCCAGTGCAGTGCCATGGGAAGAATCCTTAGAATGGGTTCAGCGCCTACTTACAGAATTTTATGCACAA GGCGATGATGAAGCTGCATTGGGTTTACCAATTTCTCCTCTATGTGATCGGAATAGACATGATGAAGTGGCCAAATCGCAAGTGTCTTTCCTGAAATTTGTAATGGCTCCGTTGTATGAGCAACTGGAGGAAATAGAAGGTGAAAATGGCAACGTTAA ACATGTATGTATGCGCAACCTGATTGACAATACAGCCATCTGGGAACAGGGCTTCGTGGTGCCGTTTTTAGACGATCAACAGTACAAATTCAACCCAGCATCTGTGGATCTGGAATTGCTGTTATGA